TAGGCTACATACAACCAGCTCAGATACACAGGCACATACAACATGTGTCGCACATTTTAAAAAGCAGAGAGATCCACCAGGGTTTTCAACATTGAAAAGCCTTTTAATGATCTGTCACGAGACATTGATTAGCTCCATTACAGCAAAAAGAATGGCATGTTTCACCTCAGCAAGCCTTTGAACAGATTAGACTTAAGACCAAGGAACCACTGATTATTATTACCCTGTGACCTCCAGGCCCCCACGATTACAGACAGAGCAGAGAAAGAGCAACAGGATGGGGCTGGTaagattaaatatatatatatatattaaaaaaaaagaaacccttgTAAGAGTAAGGAAAGAATCAGGACACAAAGAAGGGAAATGAAAACACACGAGGATATaaaaacatatacatgatgtAAATCACATGGTGTGAAATTATTCAGTTCATCAAGTATAAGCAGGTATTTGGTGAGCTGAGGCAAATTCTTCTGCAATATCTGttttatatttgtgaaattatattaaaatcacagcgagagaatgtaaaaaaaacaacaacacaaaaacgaTTTGGTCTGTATTCCTACATTAAAACACCAACAAGTAACTACTCTGTGACATAAGATCAAACTGCCACATAATAAAGACACTGAAGTATGTAAATAATATATTATATGATGCTGCCTCATGACCAAGATGTGTTTTTTAAAGATACGGTTGCATTTTCTGTAGGTTTAAAGCTGGTCGAATTTTAGCATGTTTGTTGAGGAGAGCTTGACCTCAGTTATTCCCAGTCTATCATCCACCCACCATTTCAGAGCTGGACGTAAATAGTAAAAAGGAAACATGGGGCATATATTATTGACTGTGCGGCACTATTTATGGACATATTTGAAAGTGGGCACCTAAAATTTTGGTAGGTGTGGCCTCTCGTTAGGAAACCACAATGTAACAGAAGACATTTTATCCATGGTGCAATGACTTTTACAAACCAATTTCAGTCACCACTTGTGAACTAAAAGTGTGCATTTTGCTGTCAACAAAGTTTTGTTTGTCGTACACTGGGTAACCAATTGGAAAAGTAGATGGCCTTAACTCAAATCATGATGCTGGAGCATTTTTGTAAGTTTTGCTGCATCAACTCTTATACTTCCTCCATTTGTCTACAAGTGGAGGTAGCAGAGGTATGAGTGTCCAGACAATGGGAGGTCGAGGGCCCCTCTCCTCACATaattagatcaggtttattaaacTAGCCGTCAACCTAAAGTCCTCTCTTGCATGGGGGAACTTCTGAATCACGTGAAAAGGCTAATATTCAGGCTTGGCCCCCCCCAGGGAGGGAAAATGCCAACAGAGGTACAACGGAGCACTGATCCATGGCTACAAGGTTCACTTTGCCACCTACTGCGTGGGCTGACGGGCTGCTATAATGCAACACTGAAACCGATCCTTGTAGAGCTCAGTTTCTGTGTAGATTCCTTCCACCAGCGCTGCATGCTGACTctcatgttttctttttcagcGTGGAGTTTATGTGGTTATGTCCTGACTCAGAAATGCTCTGGTGAAAGCTAAGTGCTGTGGCTGGGTTCAAATGTAAACTGTGGCCCTGAAACATAAAGTCCTGGTGCGTCATTCAATCTCAATCTCAGTCTTCATGATTAAAATTGTGACCTGAGAGTTGAGACACTGAGTGATGAAAAAAAAGGGGTAAAAGAGTTCACTGGCTCATTTCTTGGAGTCTTTGGGAATATATTGGTTTTGACAAGGCTGAAATCCACATTAGGGACTGAAGTGTTTGATCAATGAGCCGAGGGGTTGTCACCACTGGGGAGGTCAGTGGGCAGACAGGACCAGGCCGCCACAGGGTGTTGAAGACAAGCCTTCATTCTTAAATTAACAGGATTAAGATGTCAAACTGTGGCGTCTTGGCTTATTCTAAATGTTAGGGAGGGCGACCTGAAGGCAGGAGGGCTCAGTTTGGGGGGATTCAGAGGACGTACTTCAGTCTTCAGCCAGTCCTGAATTCAATTTGGATTGCTTTAAAATCTGTCTAACagcagaaaaagtaacaaaaaacatGGACTACATCAAACTCTAATGCAAACACTATCAGTAACACATTACGGGATAAATAATTGGAGATATAGATAGACTTGCTGTGGGTGTTTGGAGGTGCCACCTAAGAAATCACTCATCCGTAACTATGGGGGCTTTTGGGGTTAATGGGGGATGAGTCTTCTCTTCCGCTTTGCCCAATGAGTTGATAGAGCCGATGGCTTAGGTTCTGCACTTGACAGGTTCCCAGGACGCAGCCCACCCTCATGAGCTGGGCGTGGTGAGGGTAGTGGTGTCCCCCTCGCGAGCCAGGATGGGCATGGCGACGAGTTCTCAGCGCTCTCTGCTCAATCTGTTCAGAGGGTCGCGCCCATGAAAGGCTGGGAGGAGCTGCTCTTACTCCGGTGGCAGGTGGGCTTCTGGGGAAATTGGAGAGCCATTTAAGGAATCGACTGGAGGCTGACGAGGGGGCAGCAATGTCAGTGCGATGTCCAGACACTGAGGCTTCTTCACTCTGGTCAAAGAGCTTGTTGATGAGGTCCAACCtgagaaaagagaaggaaaaaggtGAAAAAACTGACCTGAATGTGCAATTTATTgggattcatcagtaaaacacgTCTGACTACAGAGTTCTGCCTAAACGAGTCTTAAAATACGTAGACACAATCTAAATCTATTCAGAGTTTAAACTGGATAATGTTTTGCGATAAAAAAAAGACCTTTAGTCATGAGTGCAGGTGCTGTCACTGTTACTATAACAACTAATACTGTAAGGGAGCAGGCACATTAGCAGAAATCCGCTTAACAGTGCAAGCCAGcattaataaacaaatcatttttacCTGCTGTCTGAGAGCAAT
This region of Sphaeramia orbicularis chromosome 12, fSphaOr1.1, whole genome shotgun sequence genomic DNA includes:
- the adm2a gene encoding protein ADM2a → MRSLVPLTVYCISLVSLQQLLALPAAERPDTDRLDLINKLFDQSEEASVSGHRTDIAAPSSASSRFLKWLSNFPRSPPATGVRAAPPSLSWARPSEQIEQRALRTRRHAHPGSRGGHHYPHHAQLMRVGCVLGTCQVQNLSHRLYQLIGQSGREDSSPINPKSPHSYG